A region from the Actinoplanes sp. OR16 genome encodes:
- a CDS encoding DUF3566 domain-containing protein, translating into MPETQAKSGGPGASATPGDAAKKDTAAPNGRETPGRAAVPAEAPASPPKFTRAPGMAPPPGEPAADGKPAGPAGGPSVVKGSAAVPVVTKGKGAAPGTTPGRPGGAPAPGQGQTGQQRPAGAAPAAAPGAAKQRSGPQAAGSAAVGAARVSEAVRSARSTVSSAAARGPRRARLNLKRIDPWSVMKFAFAVSIVLFIVVVVATSVLYLALDTMGVWSSVNNSLKDLVTASGGDQASSGGSFRITAWGVIGTSMLIGAVNVVLFTALATLGAFIYNVCADLVGGVELTLAERD; encoded by the coding sequence ATGCCGGAGACACAGGCGAAGTCGGGAGGTCCGGGGGCCTCAGCGACTCCGGGCGATGCGGCGAAGAAGGACACCGCCGCACCGAACGGGCGCGAGACCCCAGGGCGCGCCGCTGTCCCCGCCGAAGCCCCCGCCTCGCCGCCGAAGTTCACCCGTGCGCCGGGCATGGCCCCGCCGCCGGGTGAGCCCGCCGCCGACGGCAAGCCGGCCGGGCCGGCCGGTGGCCCGTCCGTGGTGAAGGGCTCGGCCGCCGTGCCGGTCGTCACCAAGGGCAAGGGCGCCGCGCCCGGGACCACGCCGGGACGCCCCGGTGGGGCTCCGGCGCCGGGTCAGGGGCAGACCGGTCAGCAGCGTCCCGCAGGGGCGGCCCCAGCGGCCGCTCCGGGCGCTGCCAAGCAGCGTTCCGGCCCGCAGGCCGCCGGCTCCGCGGCCGTCGGCGCCGCCCGTGTCTCCGAAGCGGTCCGTTCCGCGCGCTCCACGGTCTCCTCGGCCGCGGCGCGCGGACCCCGCCGGGCCCGGCTCAACCTCAAGCGGATCGACCCCTGGTCCGTGATGAAGTTCGCATTCGCGGTCTCGATCGTGCTCTTCATCGTGGTGGTCGTGGCGACCTCGGTGCTCTACCTCGCCCTCGACACCATGGGCGTGTGGAGCTCGGTCAACAACAGCCTCAAGGACCTGGTGACCGCTTCCGGCGGCGACCAGGCCAGCTCCGGCGGCTCCTTCCGGATCACCGCGTGGGGCGTGATCGGCACGTCGATGCTGATCGGGGCGGTGAACGTCGTCCTCTTCACGGCGCTCGCCACCCTCGGCGCCTTCATCTACAACGTCTGCGCCGACCTGGTCGGCGGCGTCGAGCTGACCCTCGCCGAACGGGACTGA
- a CDS encoding DLW-39 family protein produces MLKKLLIVAGVAGAAYLVVKKVKASSDERALWHEATTSPDLR; encoded by the coding sequence ATGCTCAAGAAGCTCCTGATCGTTGCTGGTGTGGCCGGGGCTGCTTACCTGGTCGTCAAGAAGGTCAAGGCTTCGAGCGACGAGCGCGCGTTGTGGCACGAGGCCACCACTTCCCCTGATCTTCGCTAG